The sequence GCCTCCCACCCCTCATGGATGGATTTAGGGGGTCAATGTTGGGATCTGGAACTTCCCACCTCCCATGGATGGATTTAGGGGGTCAGTGTTGGGATCTGGAGCCTCCCACCTCCCATGGATGGATTTAGGGGGTCAGTGTTGGGATCCCACCTCCCATGGAGGGATATGGGGGGCCAACGGTGGGATCCCACCCCTGGATGGTTTTTGGGTCCACTGAGATGATTTTTGTGCCCACTGAGATGGTTTTGGGTCCACTGAGATGGTTTTGGGTCCACTGAGATGGTTCTGGGTCcattgtggtggttttttggtcCACTGAGGTGGTTTCTGGGTCCCACCACCCCCGacctccccctgcagccccttccccccagtttttttttttggggggttgtctcctcccccctccccgttACCTCCTTCCTGTGGCTCCTCCCCCTCGGccccaaattcctcctcctcctccaaagtggggctgggggggacccCCAAAGCCTCGGGGTCCTCCAGGTCCTCGGGGGGCACCTCCTCCACCTTCACCCGCACGGTCACCTgcaggacccccccaaaaatgggaCCAACAAGGACCCCCAAAGggccccagagccccccaaagcccccaaaacccacccccaaaGACCCCTCAGACTCCTCCCAAGAACCTCCAGAACCTCCCTAAGACCCCCCAGACCCACAAAaccaccccccagacccccttcaagaacccccagacccctccagcccctcccaaGACACCCCAGAGCCTCCtaaacacacccccccccccctcccgccgctcccgTTCCTCTTCCCCCACCTGCTCCTCCCAGATCCCGGCGCTCTCCGCCGTTCCCGGCTGGAATCTCTCGGCCAGCGCCACGGCCTGGGCGCAGTTCTGGGGGTGCCGGACCCACACCCAGCTCTGGATGTGCTCGGGGAGGATGCTCAGGAACTGCTcgagcaccagcagctccatgaTCTGCTCCTTGGTGCGGACCTCGGGCCGGAGCCACCCCCGGGACAATTCCCGCAGCTTCTCCCAAACGTCCCGCGGCCCCGACGCCTCCTGGTACCGGAATTGGCGGAACCGCAGGCGGAGCAGTTCGGTCCCGGCGCCGCCGGAGCCGCCGGGAGACCCCCCGGGATTCCCCTTGGCCCCCCCGGGATAACGAGGATCCGCCCCGGGAGCGCCGGGATTGCCCCTGGGGCCGCGCTTGGGACCACCAGGACACCCTCTGGCATCGCCGGCCCCCACCCTGGGACCACCGGGAGCGCCCTCGGGACCACCAGGATGCCCCCCGGGACCTCTGGGACAACCGGGATCCACTCCGGGaccagcagcattcccaggagcCCCTCCGGGAcccaccccgggacccccccccgAACCTCTGGGACCACCAAGAGACCCTCTGGGACCACCAGGAGACCCTCTGGGACCACCAGGAGACCCTCTGGCACCTCTGGGACCACCCGGACCCGCCCCAGGGCCTCCCCTAGAACCCACtttgggacccccaggacccctcctgggacccccaggaccccccactGGACTCCCCCCGGGACGCCCCTCCCTGTCCCGCCCCTCTGAgggtcccgggggtccccggGGAGTCTCGGGGGGCctcagctgggggggggtctcCATCCCGCCGGGATCCATCGTGGCCCCCCCAAAACTCCCGGGGGTCTCAGGTGGATCTGAGGAGACGAAACAGGGGAGGGTTAAGGGAAGGGTTCCCCACCCCTCTCCCACCACGGGGgtcccccccgagccccccaaacctgggggtccctcccacagaaCCTTCAGCCCCCAAACCTGGTCCCAGCCCCCCTCCCCTACAAACCCGAGGGTCCCTAGACCGGGGGTCCCCATCCACACCCCCGGGGGTCCCACGgtcccctccccccccacctcgGGGGTCCCTCCCTTCGCCCCCCTCCCACCTCGGGGGTCCCGCGCCCCCCGAACCTGTCCCGGCTCCTCCACCCGCCCAAACCCGGGGGTACCGGAGCCGCCCTCCCACAAACTCAGGGGTCTCGcatcccccccccaccccgggggtCCCTCCCTTTCCCGCAcccccccgggggtcccgcGCCCCCCGAACCTGCTCCGGCCCCTCCACCCGCCGCTCTCCCACACAAAGGGCCGGatcggcccggcccggccccgccccccgagGGGCCTCGGCGGGGGGTCCCGAGGGGTCCCAGGGGGTCCCTTcgcccccaaattcccccccaaaaaatcaaaccccccccccaaaaaaaaaccccgaaacCCCCCGTACGTGGGGGGGGGGCGCGGAGCGGCCGCTGATTGGGCGAGAGCGCTGTCAATCATAGGGAGTCCCGCCCACCCGCCGGGTATGATTGACAGCGCAGAGAGCCAATGGGAGCGCGAGATGCGGCGAGGGGGGCGCGGCTAAGGCGGGAGGTTAAGGGGATGATTGACAGCGCAGCCAACCAATGGCAGAGCGAGAGGGGGGCGAGGTTTGGGAGGGAGGACACGCCCCCTCCGAgtgcttttccagggaaaaaccGGTCACGGATGGgctttttccagggaaaaccaGCGGGAAATGGGGGCGTTTCTGCAGGGAAATGTGCTttgggaaaggaggaaatgCAGGAGATTTGGGAAAAGGAGGAACTTGAgcaattttgggggggggaaaaaaaggaaattaaagtgatttggaaaaggaggaattGAAGGGaatttggaaaaggagaaaaggaaggagttTTGGGAAAAGAGGAGTTGAAGGAGCTTTGGAAAAGCTCccaccgggggggggggacacacgggaTCTCCAGGGCGAGCGGGGGCCACATCCAAAGGCGACAAAGGAGACGGAGTTGGATGCTGAGACAGACCCTTTATTGGAGTCATGCTGGGGGGGGCCCCAGCAGGCAACGCCCCCGTGGACGGGGCAAGGGGGTTACGAGGGTCTGGGGGGGCCCGTCGGGGGGGCTCAGCTGCGCTCCTCCAGGCTCAGGCGGTCGAACAGGTACTCCCCGAGCCCGGCCGGGGCCCCCCCTGGCCCGCTGGTGGCCCCGGTGAGGCGGCGCAGGTTGGTGGCGTGGTCCCCCAGCGCCTTGATGGCCTTCACCTGCTCGTCCAGGTAGTGGGACTCCAGGAAGTCGCAGAGCTGCGGGAAAAGGGGAGATCAAGCAGGGCTGGAGTGGGGGGGGGGTCTCCACAGGGAGCAAACGAGGGTCTGGGGGAGGTGGAGGCTTCCGGGGACGGCTGGAAGTCCCGAGAACGTCCAGGGAGAGAccctggagcacaggggggGACCCCAAGGCACAAGGGAGGAAAACACGGtcctggggggctcagggggagggggggggtgaGTGAGGGGCAGAGAACAACTCACGTGGGGGTCTCCCTTCTCGGAGGCCAGGCCGTGCAGGTCCAGCAGCGCCTGGTTCACCGACTTCTCGAGCTGCAGCGCTGCCTCCACCGCCTCCAGCGCCGACCCCCAGGTGTCCCGCTCCGGCTTCTGGGGGGGGGAAGAGCAGGGACCGTCACCAGCCCGGGacccccggcaccgcccgcagcccccccggCACAGCCCGAGCCCCCCGAACCTTGACGTCCTGCAGCAACACGCGGCCGCCGCGGCGCGTCTGGAAGCGCAGGAGCCCCTCGGCGTGTTCCCGCTCCTCCCGAGCCTGCTCCAGGAAGAACCGGCCGAGCCGCGGCAGCGCCACATCGTCCCGCTCGAAGTAAAAGCCCTGCGGGGACggagggagggggaggcggCTCAGGGGGAGCCCCCCAAAAGCAGCCgcccccctccccagagcccctTATCTCGCCCTCGCAGGCGGCTCCGCcccaccggcaccggcaccgggttttggggggcaggagggcgctcggggggtgggaaaggggtCCCTCAGCCCCCGAGGGGAGGGTCCCAGAGCCCCCTACCATGGACAGGTAGACGTAGGAGGCGTGGAGCTCCATGTTGACCATGCGGTTGACGGCGGCTTCGCAGTCGCGGTGGTAGTTCTGGCGGATTTGGGACTCCATGGCGggcggacggacggacggacggacggatGGACGGATGGACGGACAGACGGACGGGACGGACGGACGAAGGGTCAAGGGGCAGCCGGTTCCGTTCAAGCACTGTTGAAGCGAGAACGCGGCTCTGCCCGCACAAAGCCCCGCGCGGGGGTTTTATCCCTTTCGGCGGTGGGCGGgaccccccgccccccccgggaccccccttCTCGCCCGGAAGGCGCGGTGGCCTTGGCCCTTGTCCCTGTTTGTCACACGGGGCCCCGTCAGCGTGACTGGGCAGGATTGGAGGGGTCGGAGCTCAGGACCGTTCCCACCGCGGGCGGGGGTCCcgtggggtggggtgagggggggggtTGAGGGGacccccatctccctgctggGCGGGCGGCACAGGgagtctgggggggggggagcggggaaggagctggagcgGGGGTCGCAggggggggatttttgggggctCAGTCGTGCCCCGTTAAGTGGAGTTTGATGGCCCGGGGTCACGATGGGGCGGGGAAGGAGCTGACTCAGCCCCGGGGCCATAAAAAGGGAACTTGGCCCCCTGGAAGTGCTGACTCGGGTTTCCGCCGCTTCGGGGCTGGGAGAAGTGCGGGGAGGGGGGCGCTGGGGGGGGATTGGGGGCAGCCCCCCACCCTACAGCTCTTCCCTCCGGTTTTTACTCCTCGGGGCTCCCcttgtgccccccccccccccgtccctcTCCAGGTTCTGGCTCAGCCGGTCCCAGACAGGAATTTCTGCACCCCCACACTCACTGGGGCCacggggggacggggggggtcACGGGGGGCTCGAGGGGTCACGGGGGGGGGTCGCACAAGGAGCACCGcgtttgctttttttttattcccgTTGAAATTCCCGAGATACAAAACAAGgtacaaaaaaagagaaggaaaaaaaaccatcgAGAGAAacggggtggggggaaggggggggggggcccgggagggggggaaggcagggcaCCCCCCcgtttggggggggtggggggagttGTCCCCGATGACGTCATCACATCGTGACATCACCCCCGAGAGCACcgtgggggtgggggagggggggtcgCTCTGCCCCTGCCTCGGGGCAGCTCCTCGGGGACACGGGATTGCCAAGTGGGGACCCCCGAaccccaggggctggggggtgtaAACGGGGGGCACGGCCCCCCACACCCTGAGAGGGGGGTATTGCACCTGGGGGGGCCCTTCTGGGGACAGGGAGCCCCCAATAAATACTCAacctgcagccagggctgcagccctcccccccaccccctcaccCCACCTGGTTGGGGGGTCACAGACGTCCCCCCTCACCCTCCACCCCCGTATCTGGGGGGTGGAACCGCAGGACCCCCCCCAAAGCACCACAAGTTCTGGGGTCAAACCGCTCTGAGGCcggggggggtcactggggacCGTGGCCCCCCTGCTGCTCAAGGGGGGcccagcaccagggctgggggggacgTGGGAGGGGAAGTGGGGTGCCCCCCACCCCGCTAACCCCCTTCCTAAATCTGGCAGGGTCCCAGCCGTGGCCtcggggggggggaaagggctgtgggggccacagctgccctggggggagggagggagggagggaggggagggtcCCACGGCTCAACCGCCCCTCCCCAAGTCCAGGCGAGCAAGTCCTGGGTGTTAAAaagccccctccctgctcctgaaggcacgggggggggggtcagcaCCATCCCTGccggcagggccgggccgggggggagcggggaggggcTGCGGCCCCCCCAGAGCCTACGACATCTTCCAGATGGTGAGAGAGGCCGTGAGGACGCCGGCGGCGAAGATGGTGATGGTCTGCCAGGTGGGGGTCCCGAAGTGGGAGAGCAGCCCTtcctgggggggcacagaggggggGTCACTGCAGGGCCCGTCCAAAGCGGGGGCTCAGAGGATCGGGGGGGGGTCCAGGGACTCACCCATCCGCCCTGGGCCTGGATCCAGGCCAGCACGTGCTCCCTAAGGTACTCCATGGTCCAGCCCAGGATGGTCTGCACCAGCTCCGGGACCTTGGTGCAGAGTGCCTGCGGGGacagggggggtcagggggggcgaggcagggctggggggggcaggggcagggacccccccacCTTCAGAACCAGCACCCACCTTCAGAACCAGCACCCACCTTCAGAACTACACCCACCTTCAGAACCACCCACCCACCTTCAGAACTACACCCACCTTCAGAACTACACCCACCCACCTTCAGAACTACACCCACCTTCAGAACTACACCCACCCACCTTCAGAACCACCCACCCACCTTCAGAACCAGCACCCACCCACCTTCAGAACCAACACCCACCTTCAGAACTACACCCACCCACCTTCAGAACCAGCACCCACCTTCAGAACTACACCCACCCACCTTCAGAACCACCCACCCACCTTCAGAACTACACCCACCTTCAGAACTACACCCACCCACCTTCAGAACTACACCCACCCACCTTCAGAACCAGCACCCACCCACCTTCAGAACTACACCCACCTTCAGAACTACACCCACCCACCTTCAGAACCAGCGCCCACCTTCAGAACTACACCCACCCACCTTCAGAACCAGCTTGCAGGCGAAGTAGAAGAGGGCGACGACGCGGCCCCAGTTGAAGGTGCCGTCGGCGAACATCTCCTTGGCCACGcggaagaaaagctttttggGGGCGTCACAGCCCACCTGCTCGATCATCCTGGGGGGGCAGGGCCGGTCAGCGCCTCGGGGGTGGACAGCGGggccccccccgagccccccacccacctctgcagctccaTGTTGCTGTCGAGCTCGTCGCCGATGCGCCGCAGGCACTCGCTGAGCCGCTTGGTGTcggggctgctgggctggggctcgCCCAGCTCGGCCACGCTCAGCGCCACGGCCTGCGGGTCCCCGCAGCGCTCCACGCGGTCCCGCACGAACCTGGGGGCGGCCAGAGGGACCCCCGGCACTCTGGGCACCCGCCGGGCCCCCTCCAGATCCGCCGGCCCCCCCAGGTCCCCCCACACCGTGTCCTTCCTGCACCCCGAGTGCCCCCTGCACCCCGAGTGCCCCCTGCACCCTGCATCCCTCCCACTCCTGTGTCCTCTCGAGACCCTCCGTGTCCCACCTGTACCCCCAGTCCCCCCAAGTCCCTCTTGCACTGTGTCCCTCTCAGTCCTTTCTCCTCTCAGGACCCTCCATGTCCCACCTGTATCCCGAATCCCCCCCAagtccctctgcctccccaaGTGCCCCTTGCACCCTGTGTCCCTCCCAGTCCTTTCTCCTCTCAGGACCCTCCATGTCCCACCCGTATCCCAAATACCCCCAAGTGCCCCCTGCAGCCCAAGTGCCCCCTGCACCGTGTCCCTCCCAGTCCTTTCTCCTCTCAGgtccccccagggccccccctgcaccccacgTCTCCCAAGTCCCTCCAGCTTCAAGCCTCCCCCGCACCCCCGAGTCCCCCCCGCCCTCCGTGTCCCCCAAGCCCTCCCtcgccccctcccctcccctcgcccccccgctcctcccgctcccccagcccaccctccCGGCGGGCCCCGGCTCCCCCACTCACGCCCGCAGCAGGATCGCCCCCGTCTGCATGATCTGGTCCGAGGAGGCCCCTGCGAAGAGCGGGGCGCTGACCCGGGGGGGACGCGGGGACCGGCCCCGGGCGCCCCCCCGGCCCGCACAGGCCGCGCCCCCGCGGGGGTCCCGGCACCGCACTCACCGCCGCCccccgggggcggggcgggctcGCGGCCGCCGGAgccgcccccagccccggccccagccccggtCCCGGCCCCGGgctcgccgccgccgcctcctccgcctcctccgccgccgccgccccgctgGGCCgaagccgccgccgccgccatcgcGCCCGGACCACGTGGTGTCCCCGCCGGCGTCACGTGACACCGGCCGggcggggagagggggggggaagCGGCGGGGGGGGTGCCGCGCCCGAGTCACGTGGGGCGGGCGAAAGAGTCTCTATCACGTGATAGAGACTCTAGTACCGGGCAGATGCCACGCCCCTCACTGGATGGCCGCGCCCCCCGGGATTGGTCACGCCCCTCGGGGCTCGGCCACGCCCACGCAGCATCcacccccccgggacccccgggatCACCAAGGGGGGGTGGGGGTCAGACACAGATACCCccggggggtccctggggggtcaaacacacacaggggggtccctggggggtcaCAGCCAGAGACACTTCGGGGGTCAATGAGGGGTCGATGAGGGGTCAAGCCCCCCCCAGGGGTCGATGAGGGGTCACACACACGGGGGTCTctggggggggtcacacacacagacacttcgGGGGTCGAtggggggggtcacacacacacccgggggctcctgggggaggtcacacacacacacacacacacacacacacacacacacacacacacacacacacacaaccccaGGGGTCCATcgggggtcacacacacacacagacgtCCTCGGGGGTCCATCGGGGggtcacacacagacacacagacacacacacacacatccccagGGGTCCATCggggggtcacacacacacacgtccTCGGGGGTCCATcgggggtcacacacacacacacacccccaggGCTCCGTCggggggtcacacacacacccgGGCACGGCCCACGGGGGTCCGGGGGCCGCACCCCTCGCGACGCCCCCGCGGCGCTTCCACCGCCCCCGGCGCTTCCTGCGGGGCCCGAGGCCGCGGGCACGGGCGGGGCCGCCcgcgggagccgccgccgcgggggTGCGGGGGGGTCGGGCCTGGGGTGGGCGCTGGCTCCGTGCGTGCGGGCGGGGGGTGACCCCCGCGCAGACATGAACCCCAAAGGCTGCCTCGGCTGTGCCAAGtgcttcctcttcttcctcaaccTCTTCTTCTTCGTGAGTGGGGTCACGGTGGGGAGCTGGGGGCacacggggctgggggggacttGGGGGGCAGCGGGGAAGATGGGGGGCAGGGGACAgatggggggacacggggctggAGGGACggggggagatggggggacacggggctggggaggacctggggctgggggcacacGGGGTACAGGGGAGACCTGGGGAGGGGGCCCTGCTGTGCCTTGGGGGGGACAACAGTCTCCTGGTGCTTGTGGGCAT is a genomic window of Chiroxiphia lanceolata isolate bChiLan1 unplaced genomic scaffold, bChiLan1.pri scaffold_59_arrow_ctg1, whole genome shotgun sequence containing:
- the LOC116781700 gene encoding zinc finger and SCAN domain-containing protein 31-like; the protein is MDPGGMETPPQLRPPETPRGPPGPSEGRDREGRPGGSPVGGPGGPRRGPGGPKVGSRGGPGAGPGGPRGARGSPGGPRGSPGGPRGSLGGPRGSGGGPGVGPGGAPGNAAGPGVDPGCPRGPGGHPGGPEGAPGGPRVGAGDARGCPGGPKRGPRGNPGAPGADPRYPGGAKGNPGGSPGGSGGAGTELLRLRFRQFRYQEASGPRDVWEKLRELSRGWLRPEVRTKEQIMELLVLEQFLSILPEHIQSWVWVRHPQNCAQAVALAERFQPGTAESAGIWEEQVTVRVKVEEVPPEDLEDPEALGVPPSPTLEEEEEFGAEGEEPQEGAPPASPPPPQAPPPAPPQDLPAPQRGSERRRARRDPPPERPHPCPECGKTFGRLTHLRTHLRTHTGAKPFGCGACGKRFGHLSTLTTHRRLHTGERPYGCSACGKSFTNPSDLGKHRRSHTGERPYPCPACGKRFSQQSNLAMHRRSHTQERPYPCALCGKSFKYLADLTVHGRSHTGERPFPCPACGKSFSNKSSLARHGRIHARAAARDK
- the LOC116781725 gene encoding ferritin heavy chain A-like; the protein is MESQIRQNYHRDCEAAVNRMVNMELHASYVYLSMGFYFERDDVALPRLGRFFLEQAREEREHAEGLLRFQTRRGGRVLLQDVKKPERDTWGSALEAVEAALQLEKSVNQALLDLHGLASEKGDPHLCDFLESHYLDEQVKAIKALGDHATNLRRLTGATSGPGGAPAGLGEYLFDRLSLEERS
- the BAX gene encoding apoptosis regulator BAX; this encodes MQTGAILLRAFVRDRVERCGDPQAVALSVAELGEPQPSSPDTKRLSECLRRIGDELDSNMELQRMIEQVGCDAPKKLFFRVAKEMFADGTFNWGRVVALFYFACKLVLKALCTKVPELVQTILGWTMEYLREHVLAWIQAQGGWEGLLSHFGTPTWQTITIFAAGVLTASLTIWKMS